One Mycolicibacterium crocinum DNA window includes the following coding sequences:
- a CDS encoding type VII secretion-associated protein has protein sequence MPTVTGAVLEVGPAAVTRLAPGQALMEPELVAAALNGIDDTVVLLRERPVAVADLWRSVIASSLEKGCEAVTLVHPSWWSDARVATVVGAAAAVVTEVQAQPRSTVLADGEAATVIEIADDLVAITIDQRVPLIRRRSHDPSDFARMVETLTGTAVLIDAPPTVPGSAEYARSVRTALRHRGVETRMVCIRAPRPAPKAHVEPLQRKRRRGPVLVATGMALTLCAIGATAARARTLSPPSNSLTVVEGRITVRIPPDWVVTRITAGPGSRRIQAASPTDPGDALHITQSYVPGQAFKQTADMLRTALNEQPGGVFVDFNPADRRGGRPAVTYRELRVAREIHWTVILDGATRISIGCQNGNGRPGAITQPCEQAIESARELSGTKSGP, from the coding sequence GTGCCCACCGTGACCGGCGCGGTCCTGGAGGTGGGCCCCGCGGCGGTGACGCGGCTCGCGCCCGGGCAGGCGCTGATGGAGCCCGAACTGGTCGCCGCAGCCCTGAACGGCATCGACGACACGGTGGTGCTGCTACGCGAGCGACCCGTTGCGGTGGCAGATCTGTGGCGCAGCGTCATCGCGTCGAGCCTCGAAAAGGGCTGCGAAGCAGTGACTCTCGTGCACCCATCCTGGTGGAGTGACGCCCGGGTGGCCACCGTGGTCGGCGCGGCAGCGGCCGTGGTCACCGAGGTGCAGGCACAGCCCAGGTCCACGGTGCTCGCAGATGGTGAAGCGGCCACCGTCATCGAGATCGCCGACGACCTCGTCGCCATCACCATCGATCAGCGGGTGCCCCTGATCCGGCGCCGCAGCCACGATCCGTCGGACTTCGCCAGGATGGTCGAGACGCTGACTGGCACTGCAGTTCTCATCGATGCGCCGCCGACCGTACCCGGCTCGGCCGAGTACGCGCGCAGCGTGCGGACCGCTCTGCGGCACCGCGGGGTCGAGACCCGGATGGTCTGTATCCGCGCGCCGAGGCCGGCGCCGAAGGCTCATGTCGAACCTCTCCAACGTAAGCGGCGGCGCGGGCCGGTACTCGTGGCGACGGGAATGGCGCTGACCCTGTGCGCGATCGGGGCCACCGCCGCCCGGGCTCGCACCCTGTCCCCACCCTCGAACTCGCTTACCGTTGTCGAGGGCCGCATCACGGTGCGGATCCCGCCGGATTGGGTGGTCACCCGTATCACGGCCGGACCCGGCTCCCGCCGCATCCAGGCCGCGTCGCCGACCGATCCGGGCGACGCCTTGCATATCACCCAATCCTATGTTCCTGGACAGGCTTTCAAGCAGACCGCCGACATGCTGCGCACGGCGCTGAACGAGCAACCCGGGGGAGTGTTCGTCGACTTCAATCCCGCCGACCGTCGTGGCGGACGCCCGGCTGTTACCTATCGGGAACTCCGCGTCGCCCGTGAGATCCACTGGACGGTGATCCTCGACGGAGCGACTCGGATCAGTATCGGCTGCCAGAACGGGAATGGCCGGCCCGGCGCCATCACCCAACCGTGCGAGCAGGCGATCGAATCTGCCCGGGAATTGAGTGGAACCAAAAGCGGTCCATGA
- a CDS encoding EsaB/YukD family protein translates to MAAIDESCRVSIRTADHEADVVLPTHIPIGELMPAVVELIGTDQSSGRAPHLTRVCGERLDPAATLAQYAIPDGELLILTTDVRPAPIARFDFSAVVEDEVAAMPPAAWRITRRVGGWCTLGWASTVLLVLLGRPLLDSGASRHPVIGALTSLLMLAGALAAQRAEPTQTGAVSMGVLAAGFAGVTAALSTPGRPGVSALMLAMAAMAVTALLAWRLLDCAASVFLPVAATTMAATAATMGAVIGWWSTTAVGPMLVAASVAILTVSARLAVRSSGLTTTGPTDGHLKALARAAHHRLTVIVVATAWTAALGAVLTAATADNPGAAAALIAILAGLLLIRAVRDRDPYRVAAHSFSFGIAVTALAVLCSVEAPQCIPWLCGALLTIVAGTAWLARREPAGFSPAMHRAVSTLDLILGAAIVPASCAATGAFAGLAQIGLPW, encoded by the coding sequence GTGGCTGCCATCGACGAGTCGTGCCGGGTGTCGATCCGTACCGCCGACCATGAGGCCGATGTCGTTCTGCCCACCCACATCCCGATCGGTGAGCTGATGCCCGCCGTGGTCGAACTGATCGGCACAGACCAGTCCAGTGGACGCGCTCCTCATCTCACCCGCGTGTGTGGGGAGCGGCTCGACCCGGCGGCCACGCTGGCCCAGTACGCGATCCCGGACGGCGAGCTGTTGATCCTCACGACGGATGTCCGGCCGGCGCCGATCGCCCGATTCGATTTCAGCGCCGTCGTCGAGGACGAGGTAGCAGCCATGCCGCCTGCAGCGTGGCGAATCACCCGGCGCGTCGGTGGGTGGTGCACGCTGGGGTGGGCGAGCACAGTGCTGCTGGTGTTGCTCGGGCGTCCGCTCCTGGATTCGGGCGCAAGTCGACATCCCGTGATCGGCGCGCTGACCTCGCTTCTGATGCTGGCGGGTGCGCTCGCCGCGCAGCGTGCGGAACCGACGCAGACAGGCGCGGTGAGCATGGGCGTGCTGGCCGCGGGGTTCGCAGGTGTGACGGCGGCACTGAGTACCCCGGGCCGACCCGGTGTGTCGGCGTTGATGCTGGCAATGGCCGCGATGGCGGTGACCGCGCTTCTCGCCTGGCGCCTACTGGACTGCGCTGCTTCGGTTTTCCTCCCCGTGGCCGCGACGACGATGGCGGCCACCGCGGCGACGATGGGTGCGGTGATCGGGTGGTGGTCCACCACTGCCGTGGGACCGATGCTCGTCGCGGCGTCGGTGGCCATACTGACGGTGTCGGCACGGCTGGCCGTCCGCAGCTCCGGGTTGACGACGACCGGCCCGACCGATGGTCACCTCAAAGCCCTGGCGCGCGCTGCTCATCACCGGCTGACCGTGATCGTGGTGGCGACCGCCTGGACGGCGGCTCTGGGCGCGGTTCTCACGGCAGCGACCGCGGACAACCCCGGCGCCGCGGCGGCCTTGATCGCCATCCTTGCGGGGCTGCTGCTCATCCGGGCGGTCCGGGACAGGGACCCGTACCGCGTTGCTGCTCACAGCTTTTCGTTCGGCATAGCAGTGACGGCGCTGGCCGTTCTGTGCTCGGTGGAAGCGCCGCAGTGCATACCGTGGCTGTGCGGTGCACTACTGACGATCGTCGCGGGCACAGCGTGGCTCGCTCGGCGCGAGCCCGCCGGGTTCTCCCCGGCGATGCACCGCGCCGTCTCGACACTGGATCTGATTCTCGGCGCGGCGATCGTGCCCGCTTCCTGCGCGGCGACGGGAGCTTTCGCCGGCCTGGCTCAGATCGGGTTGCCCTGGTGA
- the eccCb gene encoding type VII secretion protein EccCb: protein MNRPARLVPQFPTDDLVVDALPRPEASTGLSRFMPLFGIAAMAGVGALMWGSGMASRGPTAIVLPAMMLVSVIGMALHAGARRSGGGMDRDRRRYLAHLERLSGQVYEAARGQHAAMLRVHPAPAALWTLVGGPRMWERGEADSDFCDVRIGVGRQRLARRIVVPPVDPVDELDPVTADALRRFVRTHTTLDDMPFAVALRGTGVLVVDGEPTSARSLVRAMLCQLAVLHEPRQVAISAVAAAEHRKQWDWLKWLPHNNSADHQGRHRVVIVDGVDHRADAGAGTTVIAIGEVNRASDALRLRIDGGVLAVRRGEDIEEFGTADAMTTAQARLCARRLARYGASNSEPDANYLTFEPMWRPLPASMRLRVPLGTSTAGEPVFLDIKEAADGGHGPHGLCVGATGSGKSELLRTIAAGMIVRHSPDDLNLVLIDFKGGATFLGLERLHHVSAVITNLADAAPMVARAKDALGGEIHRRQQLLRRAGNAVNRAAYQRQRAVDPSLPPLPALFVIVDEFAELLAQQPDFAELFTMIGRVGRSLGVHLLLASQRLDEGRLRGLESHLSYRICLKTATAAESRAVLGVADAAELPAAPGAAVLRTGDGRLVRFQAMYLGGPAPRPVKTAPVAATVRLFTAEPAGPETDEPAGPQQTALEAIVERFTGLGNPAHRMWLPPLTRSPKLADLEPHSGGDLAATIGVIDLPFAQRQAPMGLDLAGALGNVAVVGAPQSGKSTTVRTLITALVVRNEPRRIQFYCIDFGGGALAELRRLTHVGSVAGRREPELVRRTVSHVGAILSARESLVSVDQYGDVFLVVDGWATLREEYPDLEPVITGIVTRGLSFGVHLIVTAGRWADIRPALKDQVGTRVELRLGDPIDSEMDRKQAALVPVGVPGRGITREGNHFLIATPDGVEVDCDGPWRAPAVRLLPVLVEHGEVIELARADPDRILLGVGEDDFCPVAVDFGRQAHLLILGDRECGKSATLRTLCAEIVRVALGRPAQLFVVDYRRDLLDIADSPHLLDYAFSQRGLVDRLPDLVSVLQDRLPTADTPIAQLRDRSWWHGPDIFVVVDDYDVVAATSPDALSPLLALLPHAADIGLHMIVARRCAGSARAMFEPLLAHLRDSGSSVLLMSGSPDEGPLSGPYRAAVQPPGRGLFVSRAGAQLVQVGWCPP from the coding sequence ATGAATCGGCCCGCCCGGTTGGTGCCGCAGTTCCCGACCGACGATCTGGTCGTCGACGCGCTCCCGAGGCCCGAGGCGTCGACAGGCCTGTCGCGGTTCATGCCCTTGTTCGGCATCGCTGCGATGGCGGGCGTCGGTGCGTTGATGTGGGGGTCAGGTATGGCCTCCCGGGGTCCGACCGCGATCGTCCTGCCGGCCATGATGCTGGTGTCGGTGATCGGCATGGCGCTGCATGCCGGCGCGCGACGGTCCGGTGGCGGTATGGATCGGGACCGCAGGCGCTATCTGGCTCATCTCGAGCGGCTCAGCGGTCAGGTGTACGAAGCAGCACGAGGCCAGCACGCGGCGATGCTGCGGGTGCACCCGGCACCGGCAGCCCTCTGGACGCTGGTTGGTGGACCACGCATGTGGGAGCGCGGCGAGGCGGACTCGGACTTCTGCGATGTCCGCATCGGCGTGGGCAGGCAGCGGTTGGCGCGCCGAATCGTGGTCCCTCCCGTCGACCCGGTCGACGAGCTGGACCCGGTGACCGCGGATGCGTTGCGGCGCTTCGTCCGCACCCACACCACGCTCGACGACATGCCCTTCGCCGTCGCGCTGCGCGGGACAGGTGTACTCGTCGTCGATGGTGAACCGACGAGTGCACGTTCTCTGGTGCGCGCAATGCTCTGCCAGCTTGCGGTGTTGCACGAGCCGAGGCAGGTGGCGATCTCCGCGGTGGCCGCCGCCGAGCACCGGAAGCAGTGGGATTGGTTGAAGTGGCTGCCGCACAACAACAGTGCCGACCACCAGGGCAGGCATCGGGTGGTGATCGTCGACGGCGTCGATCACCGGGCAGACGCCGGTGCCGGCACGACGGTCATCGCCATCGGGGAGGTGAACCGCGCCTCGGACGCACTGCGGTTGCGGATCGACGGCGGCGTACTCGCTGTGCGACGCGGCGAGGACATCGAGGAATTCGGCACCGCCGACGCCATGACGACGGCGCAGGCGCGGCTCTGTGCGCGCCGACTGGCGCGATATGGGGCTAGTAACTCCGAACCCGACGCGAATTACCTGACCTTCGAACCGATGTGGCGGCCGCTTCCCGCATCGATGCGGTTACGGGTCCCGCTCGGTACCTCGACGGCGGGCGAACCGGTGTTCCTCGACATCAAAGAAGCGGCCGACGGCGGCCACGGCCCGCACGGATTGTGTGTCGGTGCGACCGGCTCGGGTAAGTCCGAATTGTTGCGCACCATCGCGGCCGGCATGATCGTCCGTCACTCGCCCGATGACCTCAACCTCGTCCTCATCGATTTCAAGGGTGGTGCGACATTTCTGGGCCTGGAGCGCCTGCACCACGTCTCGGCCGTCATCACCAACCTCGCGGACGCGGCACCGATGGTCGCGCGAGCCAAGGACGCGCTCGGCGGTGAGATCCACCGCCGTCAACAGCTCCTGCGCCGAGCCGGCAACGCGGTCAACCGTGCCGCCTATCAACGACAGCGGGCCGTCGATCCGAGCCTGCCGCCACTACCCGCACTGTTCGTGATCGTCGACGAATTCGCCGAGCTGCTGGCTCAGCAGCCGGACTTCGCCGAGCTGTTCACGATGATCGGACGGGTCGGGCGCTCGCTGGGCGTGCATCTACTGCTGGCCAGTCAGCGGCTCGACGAGGGACGGCTGCGCGGGCTGGAATCTCACCTCTCGTACCGCATCTGCCTGAAGACCGCGACGGCGGCGGAGTCCCGGGCGGTGCTCGGTGTCGCGGATGCCGCCGAGCTTCCCGCCGCACCGGGCGCCGCCGTGTTGCGCACCGGCGACGGGCGGCTGGTGCGATTCCAGGCGATGTATCTCGGTGGCCCGGCGCCGCGGCCCGTCAAGACCGCACCGGTGGCGGCGACCGTGCGGCTGTTCACAGCCGAGCCCGCGGGGCCGGAGACTGACGAGCCTGCCGGGCCACAGCAGACCGCACTGGAAGCGATTGTCGAGCGGTTCACCGGCCTCGGCAACCCGGCGCATCGAATGTGGCTGCCGCCCCTGACCAGGTCTCCGAAACTTGCCGACCTGGAACCCCATTCGGGCGGTGACCTCGCGGCGACGATCGGCGTGATCGATCTGCCGTTCGCGCAGCGACAGGCACCGATGGGGTTGGACCTGGCGGGCGCCCTCGGCAACGTCGCGGTGGTCGGTGCCCCACAAAGCGGCAAGTCGACCACGGTGCGCACGCTCATCACTGCGCTCGTTGTACGCAACGAGCCACGCCGGATCCAGTTCTACTGCATCGACTTCGGCGGCGGAGCACTCGCAGAGCTCCGACGGTTAACCCATGTGGGATCGGTGGCCGGACGGCGCGAACCCGAACTGGTCCGCCGGACTGTCAGTCACGTCGGCGCGATCCTGTCCGCTCGCGAATCCCTTGTCAGCGTCGATCAGTACGGCGACGTCTTTCTTGTGGTAGACGGTTGGGCGACGCTGCGCGAGGAGTATCCGGATCTCGAGCCAGTGATCACGGGCATCGTCACTCGCGGTCTGTCCTTCGGAGTGCACCTGATCGTCACCGCCGGTCGCTGGGCCGATATCCGACCGGCCCTCAAGGATCAGGTCGGGACCAGAGTCGAACTCCGGCTCGGTGATCCGATCGACTCCGAAATGGATCGCAAGCAGGCGGCGCTGGTTCCCGTCGGTGTGCCCGGGCGGGGCATCACCCGCGAAGGCAACCACTTCCTCATCGCCACGCCGGACGGTGTCGAGGTTGACTGCGATGGGCCATGGCGGGCGCCGGCGGTCCGATTGCTGCCGGTGCTCGTCGAACACGGCGAGGTGATCGAGCTGGCCCGTGCCGACCCCGACCGCATCCTTCTCGGCGTGGGTGAAGACGACTTCTGCCCGGTGGCAGTCGATTTCGGTCGGCAGGCGCACCTGTTGATTCTCGGCGATCGCGAATGCGGCAAGAGCGCCACACTACGGACACTGTGCGCGGAGATCGTGCGCGTCGCGTTGGGCCGGCCCGCACAGTTGTTCGTCGTCGACTACCGACGTGACCTGCTCGACATCGCCGATTCACCCCATCTGCTCGACTACGCGTTCTCCCAACGCGGACTCGTCGACCGGCTGCCCGACCTGGTTTCCGTGCTACAGGACAGGCTTCCCACCGCCGACACCCCGATCGCCCAGCTCAGGGATAGATCATGGTGGCACGGACCCGACATCTTCGTCGTGGTCGACGATTACGACGTCGTCGCCGCGACCTCACCGGACGCGTTGAGTCCGCTGCTTGCCCTGCTGCCGCATGCCGCGGACATCGGGTTGCACATGATCGTCGCGCGGCGCTGCGCCGGATCGGCCCGGGCGATGTTCGAACCCCTGCTCGCGCACCTGCGGGACAGCGGCAGCAGCGTGCTGCTGATGAGCGGCAGCCCGGACGAGGGCCCACTGTCCGGCCCGTATCGCGCGGCTGTACAGCCGCCGGGACGCGGCCTGTTCGTAAGCCGGGCGGGTGCACAGCTGGTTCAGGTGGGCTGGTGCCCACCGTGA